A window of the Sandaracinaceae bacterium genome harbors these coding sequences:
- the dnaJ gene encoding molecular chaperone DnaJ, translating into MSKRDYYEILCVERSADATTLKKAYRKLAVQYHPDRNPDDPSAEEKFKEASEAYAVLNDAEKRAIYDRFGHAGLEGRGPGGGAGFQDMGDIFSSFQDIFGDLFGGGGGGFGFGGRRQNPNGAARGADLRTEIALTLEEAAFGVQRELELRHPTPCNACDGRGGEVATCTACGGRGQVGQKRGAFVFSSTCPTCRGTGAKVVKACEKCNGRGEEDLERKVRVSIPAGVDTGQTLRLTNQGQAGTRGGPAGHLHVTVVVQPHERFQRDGYDLVHELHLSFPEAALGTEVEVPALKTGDPPVKVKIPKGTQPGDARVVRGAGIPRLDGRGRGDLVNVIQVDVPKELSSKAKKLIEELGRALGE; encoded by the coding sequence ATGTCCAAACGCGACTACTACGAAATTCTCTGCGTCGAGAGGAGCGCGGACGCGACCACGCTGAAGAAGGCGTACCGGAAGCTCGCGGTCCAGTACCACCCCGATCGCAACCCCGACGACCCCTCCGCCGAGGAGAAGTTCAAGGAGGCCAGCGAGGCCTACGCGGTGCTGAACGACGCCGAGAAGCGGGCCATCTACGACCGCTTCGGCCACGCCGGGCTCGAGGGGCGCGGACCGGGTGGTGGCGCCGGCTTCCAGGACATGGGCGACATCTTCAGCTCGTTCCAGGACATCTTCGGCGACCTGTTCGGTGGCGGAGGGGGCGGCTTTGGGTTCGGCGGGCGGCGCCAGAACCCCAACGGCGCAGCGCGCGGGGCCGACCTACGCACCGAGATCGCGCTCACCCTGGAGGAGGCGGCCTTCGGCGTGCAGCGCGAGCTGGAGCTGCGGCACCCCACGCCGTGCAACGCGTGCGACGGTCGCGGCGGCGAGGTGGCGACGTGCACCGCGTGCGGCGGTCGCGGGCAGGTGGGGCAGAAGCGCGGCGCGTTCGTGTTCTCCAGCACCTGCCCGACCTGTCGCGGCACCGGCGCGAAGGTGGTGAAGGCCTGCGAGAAGTGCAACGGGCGCGGCGAGGAGGACCTCGAGCGCAAGGTGCGGGTGTCCATCCCGGCGGGTGTGGACACGGGGCAGACCCTGCGCCTCACGAACCAGGGGCAGGCCGGGACGCGTGGCGGGCCGGCCGGGCACCTGCACGTCACCGTGGTGGTCCAGCCGCACGAGCGCTTCCAGCGCGACGGCTACGACCTGGTGCACGAGCTGCACCTGTCGTTCCCGGAGGCGGCGCTCGGCACCGAGGTGGAGGTGCCGGCGCTGAAGACGGGCGACCCCCCTGTGAAGGTCAAGATCCCGAAGGGCACGCAGCCCGGCGACGCCCGCGTGGTGCGCGGCGCCGGGATCCCGCGTCTCGACGGACGCGGTCGCGGTGACCTGGTGAACGTGATTCAGGTCGACGTGCCCAAGGAGCTGTCGAGCAAGGCCAAGAAGCTCATCGAAGAGCTGGGTCGCGCGCTCGGCGAGTGA
- the nadA gene encoding quinolinate synthase NadA: MTTAPTQPFPSLKITADALEPQGAFAEAQAMYLSPDAATVAQLDALLREKNVGVVAHFYMDPELQGVLARCTWPHIHVSDSLLMADSAIAMAEAGVRNVVVLGVDFMSENVRAMLDAAGHRDIPVYRVTAEPIGCSLAESAEAAAYGAYLTEASAVPRALHVVYINTSLVTKAKAHALVPTLTCTSSNVVRTVLQAAAQVPDVSVFFGPDTYMGRNLEHLFRSLAEMDEATVAAVHPAHTPATVRAVAERFHYFEQGTCIVHHMFGREVVEQVERSYPDAFVTAHLEVPGEMFALGLERQRRGAGVVGSTSDILGFITRSLKSAVAAGSGEPQTLQFVLGTEAGMITPIVREVQQVLRDARAQGGAEVAAEIVFPVSSDAIAKAPDSELAVVPGVAAGEGCSTAGGCATCPYMKMNSLRALLALTERLGGDEPLERYFPRLYAETIRGRTTAELGGEPILHMRAFQRAGQLPDALVADILGRNAAA, translated from the coding sequence ATGACCACCGCGCCGACGCAGCCCTTCCCGTCCCTCAAGATCACAGCCGACGCTCTCGAGCCCCAGGGGGCCTTCGCCGAGGCCCAGGCCATGTACCTCTCGCCCGACGCGGCCACGGTGGCGCAGCTGGACGCGCTGCTGCGCGAGAAGAACGTCGGGGTGGTCGCGCACTTCTACATGGACCCCGAGCTGCAGGGCGTGCTCGCCCGCTGCACCTGGCCGCACATCCACGTCAGCGACTCGCTCCTCATGGCGGACAGCGCCATCGCCATGGCCGAGGCGGGCGTGCGCAACGTGGTGGTCCTGGGCGTGGACTTCATGAGCGAGAACGTGCGCGCCATGCTCGACGCGGCGGGTCACCGCGACATCCCCGTCTACCGCGTCACGGCGGAGCCCATCGGCTGCTCGCTGGCCGAGTCCGCCGAGGCCGCCGCGTACGGCGCCTACCTGACGGAGGCCAGCGCCGTGCCGCGCGCGCTGCATGTGGTCTACATCAACACCAGCCTGGTCACCAAGGCGAAGGCCCACGCGCTGGTCCCCACGCTCACGTGCACCAGCAGCAACGTGGTCCGCACCGTGCTCCAAGCGGCGGCGCAGGTGCCCGACGTGAGCGTCTTCTTCGGGCCCGACACCTACATGGGTCGCAACCTCGAGCACCTCTTCCGCTCGCTGGCAGAGATGGACGAGGCCACCGTCGCGGCCGTGCACCCTGCCCACACGCCCGCCACGGTGCGCGCCGTGGCGGAGCGCTTTCACTACTTCGAGCAGGGCACCTGCATCGTGCACCACATGTTCGGGCGCGAGGTGGTGGAGCAGGTGGAGCGCAGCTACCCCGACGCGTTCGTCACCGCGCACCTCGAGGTCCCCGGCGAGATGTTCGCGCTGGGGCTCGAGCGGCAGCGGCGCGGGGCGGGCGTGGTCGGCTCCACGTCCGACATCCTCGGCTTCATCACGCGCAGCCTGAAGAGCGCCGTCGCGGCGGGGTCAGGCGAGCCTCAGACCCTCCAGTTCGTCCTGGGCACCGAGGCGGGCATGATCACACCCATCGTGCGCGAGGTGCAGCAGGTGCTGCGCGACGCCCGCGCCCAAGGGGGCGCCGAGGTGGCGGCCGAGATCGTGTTCCCCGTGTCCAGCGACGCCATCGCCAAGGCTCCCGACTCGGAGCTCGCTGTGGTCCCCGGGGTCGCGGCGGGCGAAGGCTGCTCCACGGCGGGCGGATGTGCGACCTGCCCCTACATGAAGATGAACTCGCTGCGTGCCCTGCTGGCCCTCACGGAACGTCTGGGCGGGGACGAGCCCCTCGAGCGCTACTTCCCGCGCCTGTACGCCGAGACCATCCGCGGGCGGACCACCGCGGAGCTGGGCGGTGAGCCCATCCTGCACATGCGCGCGTTCCAGCGGGCGGGCCAGCTCCCCGACGCGCTGGTGGCCGATATTCTGGGGCGAAACGCGGCTGCTTGA
- a CDS encoding carbon-nitrogen hydrolase family protein produces MTTPETPRPSRVGVVQINSRDDVDANLDAVTRTVTEASQQGAELILVPECFAYLGPELGKLEVAEELGGDGPIFTRCAALARELGRHVVYGGFWEKGRTPSHVFNTCVHIGPDGSVRAAYRKVHLFDVDLEDGTRVMESDTIEAGDELVVTDAPFGKLGLSICYDLRFPELYRELVDLGAVALAVPAAFTLTTGKDHWHVLLRARAIEQQCYVLAAAQTGTHFGRRASYGHAMVIDPWGTVLAQCGEGEGAAVATIRPELVTSIRTQLPSLRHRRPEVTRRERARPT; encoded by the coding sequence ATGACCACCCCCGAGACCCCTCGCCCCTCCCGCGTCGGCGTCGTGCAGATCAACTCGCGCGACGACGTGGACGCCAACCTGGACGCCGTCACGCGCACCGTCACCGAGGCCTCGCAGCAGGGCGCCGAGCTGATCCTGGTGCCCGAGTGCTTCGCCTATCTGGGCCCCGAGCTGGGCAAGCTGGAGGTCGCGGAGGAGCTGGGCGGCGATGGCCCCATCTTCACCCGCTGCGCCGCGCTCGCGCGGGAGCTCGGCCGCCACGTGGTCTATGGCGGGTTCTGGGAGAAGGGGCGCACACCGAGCCACGTGTTCAACACGTGCGTCCACATCGGCCCCGACGGGAGCGTGCGGGCCGCGTACCGCAAGGTGCACCTGTTCGACGTCGACCTCGAGGACGGCACGCGCGTGATGGAGAGCGACACGATCGAGGCGGGCGATGAACTGGTGGTCACGGACGCGCCCTTCGGGAAGCTCGGTCTGTCCATCTGCTACGACCTGCGCTTCCCCGAGCTGTACCGCGAGCTGGTGGACCTCGGCGCCGTGGCGCTGGCCGTGCCCGCGGCGTTCACGCTGACCACCGGCAAGGACCACTGGCACGTGCTCCTGCGCGCGCGGGCGATCGAGCAGCAGTGCTACGTGCTGGCCGCGGCGCAGACGGGGACGCACTTCGGGCGCCGCGCTTCGTACGGGCACGCGATGGTCATCGACCCATGGGGCACGGTGCTGGCACAGTGCGGTGAGGGCGAGGGCGCGGCCGTCGCGACGATACGGCCAGAGCTCGTCACCAGCATCCGCACGCAGCTCCCGAGCCTGCGCCACAGACGCCCCGAGGTGACGCGCCGGGAGCGCGCTCGCCCGACCTGA
- a CDS encoding transglycosylase SLT domain-containing protein: protein MASRARRTLIGLSWLTAALSLGVSAPLPSLAEPPADVLPQAASQSATPAPERAGHGFSPAAAVPTPTSAVGMVRGALARGDHEAARTLVDAALAAAAAPDDLAELHWLAAVVAEQSGDVLARTAHLTWLSDAGHPLSPYARLQLAESLLASAPARAAELAATLTGPWGGSWTAQMTEARALTAVGRRDDAIARYRAIVAATPDDVAAVSAGMPLVSLLAARGSVADVTEAIAVLRRVATRSAGTPLATSCLARVESLIDGLPADALTAAERDALRTTALPLRLQEAAAHARALRFELAAEQYARIAAEPGSEGAVRCEAKLEAGRALLRQRDRRAAVGHLSWVGEHCSDLEQVAWGRYDAGRGYASLSDADAAIAQFDALERQAPTHRLADDARYRSAMLELDRGNAEAFRARMGELPTRYPTGDMRERALVELALEARRRSDWAGARRHLEAALSGPLGAADSEGMEGRSAYWMARTLQDLQQLPEAVAMYTRVIREWPLSYHAQLSASRLNAVSAEALEAALAPLRHTGAEPALRFPDRPLHHSDGFRAAVSLFRVGDASRARWALEALSAVHGGPENELLWVTAALYERTGDRTGAMQLIRDHADALRRTLPVGRGRALWRLAYPAAFSPLIEETAAREELPAAFVRAIAREESSFNPGAVSWANAYGLVQVILPTARRFGAPLGLTVNASTLRDPETNLRIGTHFMRFLFDRYPTNVAVVPAAYNAGQGALDRWLRERQREDGYAFDLFVEEIPYDETRRYTRRVLQSYGVYSWLETGRLPSVPDTIPPPG from the coding sequence ATGGCTTCTCGGGCACGCCGCACGCTCATAGGGCTCTCTTGGCTCACCGCCGCCCTCTCCCTGGGCGTGAGCGCTCCTCTCCCGTCCCTGGCGGAACCCCCGGCGGACGTGCTCCCGCAGGCCGCGTCGCAGTCGGCCACGCCAGCGCCGGAGCGCGCGGGGCACGGGTTCTCGCCAGCGGCGGCGGTGCCGACACCGACGTCGGCGGTGGGCATGGTGCGCGGCGCGCTCGCGCGTGGCGACCACGAGGCCGCGCGGACGCTCGTGGATGCCGCACTGGCAGCAGCCGCCGCCCCAGACGATTTGGCCGAGCTGCACTGGCTCGCGGCGGTGGTGGCCGAGCAGAGCGGAGATGTGCTCGCGCGCACCGCCCACCTCACGTGGCTCTCGGACGCTGGGCACCCGCTCTCCCCGTACGCGCGGCTGCAGCTAGCCGAGAGCCTGCTGGCGAGCGCCCCTGCCCGCGCGGCGGAGCTGGCCGCGACATTGACGGGGCCGTGGGGTGGTTCGTGGACCGCGCAGATGACCGAGGCGCGCGCGCTCACCGCGGTGGGTCGCCGCGACGACGCCATCGCTCGCTACCGCGCGATCGTGGCCGCCACACCGGACGACGTCGCTGCCGTCAGCGCGGGCATGCCGCTCGTCAGCCTGCTCGCGGCGCGCGGCAGCGTCGCCGACGTGACGGAGGCCATCGCGGTGCTGCGACGCGTGGCCACACGGTCGGCTGGCACGCCGCTCGCGACATCCTGCCTCGCGCGCGTCGAGAGCCTGATCGACGGCCTCCCGGCAGACGCCCTGACTGCCGCCGAGCGCGACGCGCTGCGGACCACGGCCCTGCCCCTCCGCCTCCAGGAAGCGGCGGCGCACGCGCGCGCGCTGCGCTTCGAGCTCGCAGCCGAGCAGTACGCACGCATCGCCGCCGAACCCGGTAGCGAAGGCGCGGTGCGCTGCGAGGCCAAGCTCGAAGCGGGGCGGGCGCTGCTCCGTCAGCGTGATCGTCGCGCCGCGGTGGGCCACCTCTCGTGGGTGGGCGAGCACTGCAGCGATCTGGAGCAGGTCGCCTGGGGCCGCTATGACGCCGGGCGGGGATACGCCTCGCTGAGCGACGCGGACGCAGCCATCGCGCAGTTCGATGCGCTGGAGCGGCAGGCGCCCACGCACCGCTTGGCCGATGACGCGCGCTATCGCTCCGCGATGTTGGAGCTCGACCGTGGCAACGCCGAGGCGTTCCGCGCGCGCATGGGAGAGCTGCCCACGCGCTACCCCACCGGCGACATGCGCGAACGCGCCCTGGTCGAGCTAGCGCTCGAGGCTCGCCGACGCTCCGACTGGGCTGGCGCACGACGGCACCTCGAGGCCGCGCTGAGCGGCCCTCTCGGCGCCGCGGACAGCGAGGGGATGGAGGGGCGCAGCGCCTACTGGATGGCGCGTACTCTCCAAGATCTCCAGCAGCTCCCCGAGGCGGTCGCCATGTACACGCGCGTGATCCGCGAGTGGCCCCTGAGCTACCACGCTCAGCTGTCGGCGTCTCGCCTGAACGCGGTCTCCGCCGAGGCGCTCGAGGCCGCGCTCGCGCCGCTCCGACACACCGGAGCCGAACCCGCGCTGCGCTTCCCGGACCGACCGCTGCACCACTCCGACGGGTTCCGCGCGGCAGTGTCCCTCTTCCGCGTGGGCGATGCATCGCGCGCGCGGTGGGCGCTCGAGGCGCTGAGCGCGGTGCACGGCGGGCCTGAAAACGAGCTCCTGTGGGTCACCGCGGCGCTCTACGAGCGGACCGGCGACAGGACGGGAGCGATGCAGCTCATCCGCGACCACGCCGACGCCTTGCGTCGCACGCTCCCGGTCGGTCGCGGTCGCGCGCTCTGGCGCCTCGCCTATCCAGCGGCGTTCTCACCGCTCATCGAGGAGACGGCGGCCCGCGAAGAGCTGCCTGCGGCGTTCGTGCGCGCCATCGCGCGAGAAGAGAGCTCGTTCAACCCTGGCGCGGTCAGCTGGGCCAACGCCTACGGGCTCGTGCAGGTGATCCTCCCCACGGCGCGACGCTTCGGAGCCCCGCTGGGGTTGACCGTGAACGCCAGCACGCTGCGCGACCCCGAGACCAACCTCCGCATCGGGACGCACTTCATGCGCTTCTTGTTCGACCGCTACCCGACCAACGTCGCGGTCGTGCCCGCAGCCTACAACGCGGGCCAGGGCGCGCTCGACCGCTGGCTACGCGAGCGGCAGCGCGAGGACGGCTACGCGTTCGACCTGTTCGTGGAGGAGATCCCGTACGACGAGACACGCCGCTACACGCGCCGCGTGTTGCAGTCGTACGGGGTGTACAGCTGGCTCGAGACGGGCCGCCTGCCGAGCGTGCCGGACACCATCCCGCCGCCAGGCTGA
- a CDS encoding mechanosensitive ion channel — protein sequence MAEVLQQLASLGAGAAFIAALFALVGFLVLPKDQRFRAKLPVAMLVLFGLAAMVHSVTPPEHVAHEAFGIIGLFFLLLSLARSTFLILYHGIVLRSVGREAPRILGDLVQGLFFAAALTVVLRAMGVELGSLLGASALLTAVIGFALQDTLGNLFSGLAMQMQAPFEVGDFISFDAEEHHIGCVVEMNWRAVRLISIERVEMTVPNTTLAKALLQNYSRPSKVVRRSVTVAAPADLRPERVHRVLAASVGTVRGVLTAPAPSVLTREFDERGVVYEVLYYTTDFASREVIASAVRDRIWYALQREGATIPMPRRTVHMHEVNRETLAQREAARAAERLETLNHVDFLATLPEDAKRALVEDAHAQLFAPGERIIMEGEVGHELFIIRSGRVRVLVRNRGRAEVEVATLGPDQFFGEMSLMTGENRKASVVADEETELLVIDKVAFRPILDAAPEIAETISKVLAARAQALGTESSAGHSIHEGDDEGGSNLLLSRIKSFFSLGAQDTDNDNP from the coding sequence ATGGCCGAGGTCCTGCAACAGCTGGCGAGCCTGGGCGCGGGGGCAGCGTTCATCGCGGCGCTGTTCGCGTTGGTGGGCTTCTTGGTGTTGCCCAAGGACCAGCGCTTTCGCGCCAAGCTGCCCGTGGCCATGCTCGTGCTGTTCGGACTGGCCGCCATGGTGCACTCCGTCACGCCGCCCGAGCACGTGGCGCACGAGGCCTTCGGCATCATCGGCTTGTTCTTCCTGCTGCTGTCCCTCGCCCGCAGCACATTCCTGATCCTCTACCACGGCATCGTGCTGCGCTCGGTCGGGCGCGAAGCGCCGCGCATCCTCGGCGACCTGGTGCAGGGGCTGTTCTTCGCGGCCGCGCTGACGGTCGTCCTACGGGCGATGGGCGTGGAGCTCGGCTCGCTGTTGGGCGCTTCGGCCTTGCTCACTGCGGTGATCGGCTTCGCGCTACAGGACACGCTCGGCAACTTGTTCTCGGGACTGGCCATGCAGATGCAGGCGCCGTTCGAGGTGGGCGACTTCATCAGCTTCGACGCCGAGGAGCACCACATCGGCTGCGTCGTGGAGATGAACTGGCGCGCAGTACGGCTCATCTCCATCGAGCGCGTGGAGATGACCGTCCCGAACACCACGCTGGCCAAGGCGCTACTGCAGAACTACAGCCGCCCCAGCAAGGTGGTGCGGCGCTCGGTCACCGTAGCGGCCCCGGCGGACCTGCGACCCGAGCGGGTCCACCGTGTGCTGGCGGCCTCGGTCGGCACCGTGCGGGGCGTGCTGACGGCCCCCGCGCCGTCCGTGCTGACCCGTGAGTTCGACGAGCGAGGCGTGGTGTACGAGGTGCTCTACTACACCACCGACTTCGCCTCGCGTGAGGTCATCGCCAGCGCGGTGCGCGACCGCATCTGGTACGCGCTGCAGCGCGAGGGCGCGACCATCCCGATGCCGCGCCGGACCGTGCACATGCACGAGGTCAACCGCGAGACGCTGGCGCAGCGGGAGGCGGCGCGCGCCGCGGAGCGCCTGGAGACGCTCAACCACGTCGACTTCCTGGCGACGCTCCCCGAGGACGCGAAGCGCGCGCTGGTCGAGGACGCGCACGCGCAGCTCTTCGCGCCCGGGGAGCGCATCATCATGGAGGGCGAGGTCGGCCACGAGCTGTTCATCATCCGCAGTGGCCGCGTCCGGGTGCTGGTGCGCAACCGCGGCCGCGCGGAGGTCGAGGTAGCCACCCTTGGCCCGGACCAGTTCTTCGGCGAGATGTCGCTCATGACCGGCGAGAACCGCAAAGCGAGCGTCGTCGCGGACGAAGAGACCGAGCTGCTCGTGATCGACAAGGTCGCATTCCGTCCCATCCTCGACGCAGCCCCCGAGATCGCGGAGACCATCAGCAAGGTGCTGGCGGCGCGCGCCCAGGCGCTCGGGACGGAGTCCTCTGCAGGCCACTCCATCCACGAAGGCGATGACGAAGGGGGCAGCAACCTGCTGCTCTCGCGCATCAAGAGCTTCTTCTCCCTCGGCGCCCAAGACACGGACAACGACAATCCATGA